GTGGCGGGGGCGTCGCCGTGGGCGGCGCAGTACATGACGACGTCGTGCCCGCGCGCCGCCAGCTCGGCGCCGACCGTCTCGAGGTAGTGCTCCGCGCCGCCGCCCTCGGGGTGCGTGAAGTCACGCCAGCTCAGCAAGGCGATTCGCACCTGTGCAGATCCTCACAACGTCGGGTGTGGCCCAAAGTGACCGATGGGTAACCGTAGCGGCACTAGGGTTCTGCGCGTGGTCGAGTCGGGCGAGAAGGCAGCGGTGTCGGAGCTGCCGCGGGGGTCGCTGCGACGGTCGGTGGCCCTGTTCCGCGCCTTCCTCGTCGAGCAGACCGACCCGGACCGGTTCTACTCCACCCTCGCCCGTGACTCGGTCGCCGAGGTGCTGCGCTGGGCGCCGCTGGACGGGGCGAAGGTCCTCGACATCGGGGGAGGCCCGGGCTACTTCGCCGACGCGTTCGCCCGGGCCGGAGCCTCGTACGCCGGGGTGGAGCCCGACGTCGGGGAGCTGACCGCCCGGGGGCACGTGGGCGCGAACGCCGTCCGCGGGTCGGGGCTGCAGCTGCCGATCGCGTCCGACGCCGTGACGGTCGCCTACTCGAGCAACGTGCTCGAGCACGTCCCGGACCCCGAGGCCATGGCGGAGGAGATGCTGCGCGTCACCCGGCCTGGTGGCCTCGTCGTGCTGTCGTGGACTCCGTGGCTCTCGCCGTGGGGCGGCCACGAGACGGCGCCGTGGCACTACCTCGGTGGCCGCCGAGCCGCCGACCGGTATGCCGCGAAGCATGGTCACCGTCCCAAGAACGACTTCGGGCGCTCCCTGTTCGCCTGCTCCGCGGGGCGCATGCTCCGGTGGACGCGCGACGCCGCGGCCCGCGGGGAGCTGCGCGTCGTCGAGGTGATGCCGCGCTACCACCCGTGGTGGGCGCGATGGGTGGTCCGGGTGCCCGGGCTGCGCGAGGTGGTCAGCTGGAACGTCGTGATCGTGGTCGAGAAGCGGTGACGCACGAGCCCGCCCGGAGCCCCGAAGAGGGTTCCGACTTCATCTGGCGCGTCCGGCTGCTGGCCGTGGTCGTCCTGCTGGGCGGCCTCTGTTTCCGCCAGGCGCCGGGGCTCGTCGTCCCCGACACCAAGCTCGACCTCACGGCGAACCCGGCCGGGTTCCTCGCGCGGGCGCTGCACGTCTGGGACCCGCAGGGCGCCCTCGGGCAGCTGCAGAACCAGGCCTACGGGTACCTCTTCCCCGCGGGGCCGTTCCACCTCGTCCTGCTCGAGGCCGGGTTGCCGGCCTGGGTGGTGCAGCGCCTCTGGTGGACCACCATCCTCGCCGTGGGCCTGCTCGGCTTCTGGCGCCTCACGGGGGCCCTGCGGCTGGGCACCCCCTGGCTGCGCCTCGTCGGCGCGGTCCTCTTCGCGCTGAGTCCCCGCATGATGAGCGAGGTGGCGGTCACCTCCGTCGAGGTGTGGCCGCTCGCGGTCGCACCCTGGGTGCTGGCGCCGCTG
This genomic interval from Phycicoccus sp. M110.8 contains the following:
- a CDS encoding class I SAM-dependent methyltransferase gives rise to the protein MVESGEKAAVSELPRGSLRRSVALFRAFLVEQTDPDRFYSTLARDSVAEVLRWAPLDGAKVLDIGGGPGYFADAFARAGASYAGVEPDVGELTARGHVGANAVRGSGLQLPIASDAVTVAYSSNVLEHVPDPEAMAEEMLRVTRPGGLVVLSWTPWLSPWGGHETAPWHYLGGRRAADRYAAKHGHRPKNDFGRSLFACSAGRMLRWTRDAAARGELRVVEVMPRYHPWWARWVVRVPGLREVVSWNVVIVVEKR